The following proteins come from a genomic window of Sorghum bicolor cultivar BTx623 chromosome 3, Sorghum_bicolor_NCBIv3, whole genome shotgun sequence:
- the LOC8054668 gene encoding chaperone protein dnaJ 72: MGDHYQTLGIRRDATKAEVKAAFRRSALRDHPDRHAGSTDAAARADAARRFRQASDAYHVLSDDRRRAEYDLRLRGSTSSYARTSSSAWASSSASYGYGYGYGHGHGHGGGSWRRTPPGAGAGASVGSIDWEFLLKAVTRRGFLINLGFASVLLSGAAFLDGSILEIWKMNNSGKSFEDAMEKVKNTQKGDGRA; encoded by the exons ATGGGCGACCACTACCAGACGCTGGGTATCCGGCGAGACGCCACCAAGGCTGAGGTCAAGGCTGCCTTCCGCCGCAGCGCGCTCCGGGATCACCCTGACCGCCACGCCGGCTCCACCGACGCGGCCGCCCGTGCCGACGCCGCGCGCCGGTTTCGCCAGGCGTCCGACGCGTACCACGTCCTCTCCGACGACAGACGCCGCGCCGAGTACGACCTCCGCCTTCGCGGTTCCACGTCTTCCTACGCGCGCACCTCCTCCTCTGCTTGGGCCTCCTCGTCGGCTTCCTACGGGTACGGGTATGGgtacggccacggccacggccacggcggcGGTTCCTGGCGACGGACGCCTCCGGGGGCAGGTGCTGGCGCCTCGGTGGGGTCAATTGATTGGGAATTTTTACTGAAGGCAGTCACTCGGCGAGGCTTCCTTATCAATCTGGGATTCGCCAG TGTATTGCTATCTGGGGCAGCTTTTCTTGATGGGAGTATTTTAGAAATTTGGAAGATGAATAACTCCGGG AAATCATTTGaggatgcgatggagaaggtcaAAAACACGCAGAAGGGAGATGGTAGAGCTTGA
- the LOC8054669 gene encoding calmodulin-binding protein 25: MANRCAGLDPTWAHFPTPAPTHTAHAAAAAASHYYCSSPSPAWLITSAAAALENEALTSALRASMAPAHACSYSAAAASSFSCPATPSSSTTSSASELLSASSGGHDAAPAAPASSSRPGARALAQGARPRGGRVTKRKPRASRRPQTTYITADPANFRRMVQEITGLPVPVSVPGRPSSSSSSSFPSAASEAAVPNWTTPAPACVLPTLDTSAFLLDRAAVPAAPEDKIPGGGNASSTATDAAVAVAAAAGNNDDDDDSAALLELEALVSAAAGECGFPTLESWGII, translated from the coding sequence ATGGCAAACCGCTGCGCCGGCCTCGACCCCACCTGGGCCCACTTCCCCACCCCGGCGCCGACCCACACggcccacgccgccgccgccgcggccagccACTACTACTGCTCGTCCCCTTCCCCCGCCTGGCTCAtcacctccgccgccgccgccttggaGAACGAGGCGCTCACCTCCGCGCTCCGCGCCTCCATGGCGCCCGCCCACGCCTGCTcctactccgccgccgccgcctcgtccTTCTCCTGCCCGGCCACGCCGTCCTCCTCGAcgacctcctccgcctccgAGCTCCTGTCCGCCTCCAGCGGCGGCCACGACGCCGCTCCTGCGGCGCCGGCGTCGTCCAGCAGGCCCGGCGCCCGGGCCCTAGCGCAGGGAGCGAGACCTAGAGGGGGCCGCGTCACCAAGCGCAAGCCGCGGGCGTCGCGGCGCCCGCAGACGACCTACATCACCGCCGACCCCGCCAACTTCCGCCGCATGGTGCAGGAGATCACTGGCCTCCCCGTCCCCGTCTCCGTCCCCGGCcggccctcctcctcctcctcctcctcctttccCAGCGCCGCCTCTGAGGCTGCAGTGCCCAACTGGACGACGCCCGCGCCCGCGTGCGTGCTCCCGACGCTGGACACGTCCGCTTTCCTGCTCGACCGCGCCGCGGTGCCAGCAGCGCCGGAGGACAAGATCCCGGGCGGCGGGAACGCGTCGTCGACCGCGACGGACGCCGCCGTCGCTGTGGCAGCTGCGGCAGGgaacaacgacgacgacgacgactcggCGGCGCTGCTAGAGCTGGAGGCACTGGTGTCCGCGGCGGCGGGCGAGTGCGGCTTCCCGACCCTGGAGAGCTGGGGGATCATCTGA